In Plasmodium falciparum 3D7 genome assembly, chromosome: 6, the genomic window taaaaaatatataacataacatatatttatttattttattaaaaatggtTTTGAAAATAACAAGGAAAAAGAGGAAAGGATAAAATGATTAAaccattttattaatatttattatatcataataaaagaaaaaaaaaaaaaaaaaaaaaaaaaaaaaaaaaagaaaatcgtCTATCCATTCTTCAAATAAACGTAAATAATGAGGACCTATATATGATGAATCATCTAAATTGCAAAATTCAATTCCCATTTCTTTggaattcttttatatattctgcttgtaatatttatttcataattaattaatatgtGTTTCGCCACCTAATCGACAGCTAAcctttttcaatatatattattttttttttttttttgatattccacgatttattatatcttttccTACAGAtataaatcaatatataatagGCATTTATTGTCTTTGCATTATGTTGCaaaatatgtgtattatctcttttttctttttttctttttttctttcttcttttctttatcttttaattgtATTAAGTTCTAATTGTTTTAGTATTCCTATTAATGTTATAACTTTGTATCTTTTATGTTATGTCATGATATATATCATGATTTTTATCCATATTAATtagatttttatttaaatttttaaaattagaaTATTTTCGAAGTAAATGAAGACAGAAATTAACaactataatttttaaactACAATTATCGGTATAgttcaaatattttatttcatccaaatttatttcttttttttgataatgtttttatagaaaaattggttattattgttataatatattctgaataaatttatattttgtctttttctttatttttacttaattttaaaaaaaacatataatgattttatatatacatatatatatatatatatatatatatatatatatatatatatatttaagtcatttatttttttataacaagatattattaaaagttAAGATGATTGATGTGTGTTTTAaataacaacaaaaaaaatgaaataataagtaaataaataaataaataaataaatataaatatatatatttttttatatgtatgtgtataaggatatattattcataaattAAACACATACATTCAAACATATAATTGAACAAGATAAAACaagatattaatatttaatttattacattaaaaaatataagaaataaaaaaaatacaacatgaaaaagaagaagatattttttatttaacaaaatgtaaatatgtgTAAATGAGAAAATTATGTGAAATTTAGAatgataaaacaaaatgattTAACAACAAAgtgaatgataaaaaaaacaaaagagaTAGAAATTATCAAATATTGCATTTGATGGaaattaatacataaaaataatgatagaaataaataaataaaatatatatatatagatataacaTTTTAAGGGTGATTGAAAAATTGGTACTAGTTTATCTAAAGACTTATCTCTTTATATTTACTGCTTactattttttgaaaaagtaacaacaatattataaatgttatGGGTACATAAAATTGATGCTTCATATTTACTGAAGATAATCTGTTTAATGCTTGTCCTATGGAAACTAAaaggtataatatatatatgtatatatataaaaaaataataataataatatatatatttataaatatgaaaaaaaaaaaaaatatatatatatatgtgtgtgtgtaaTTATTAATGTACCCAATATGATAGTATTTGGTAAAAGTCCAATATACGTTGCTAATACAAATGGAATTACAGGAAGTGATAAAGTTGCTCCaagtatattaattaaagaaTTGGGGAAAATTGGAGTTAATCTTAAAATagctatataaaaaaataagtccaatttatttttaactctttttttgattttttcttGAAATTGTATAAGGgatttcttaaaaaaatgttcaaTGACTGTTTTTCCATAATAAACAATTATTGCATATGCAATCAATGGAGATATGGTTGATAAAATagaacaatataaaatagaaaaaacataattataaaaagctCCTATTAATATGGTTATAATACTAGCTGTTCCAGTCATCCACCATAAAAAAATTGGAAAAGATtgatagaaaatataaagtaaTGATAATAGGATTAATAAAACCATTCCATgctcatttttatatgatactAAAGAATCATATagaattttaattttctcTCTTTTAttgaaatttattaaatcttTAAAGTTTTTAggaattaatatttttagttTCTTTTTGCCTTCAATATTTAAACCTGcgcatttaaattataaaaaaaatataattatatttaaattatatatatgtgacggtatatataaaaatatatatatatatatattattttgttttattttttctgtcTATTTAACAGTTCATACCTGGTATTAGATATATGTACAATGTTATAagtaatataaagaaaagaaatattaaggatagataaaaaagatgaaGCTTAACctctttattttgttttttttttgaaatagaTGACAATATATCTGTTTCATGTgtcattaattttattttcgctttattcatttttactatttatatgactaaaaatatattgaataaaataataataaaaataaaagaacaatGACAGTTATTCTAATTTACtatcaaatattaaaagttgcaatcaaaaataaataaaatattgtataatatatatattgtaactatttatctatttaatatatatgtatattacatatatatatatatatatatatatatatatatatatatatatttatatttatatttaatattcccaaaagtatttttaaaaaatataccttttttaaaataaggattccaaataaatacataaaaatattataatcataaatCTGAACATAATTGTGATTgcaaatgaatatttttgtatGCAACACTTGGATATTTAAAAATGCAAAAAAGAATGAAACTTTTTTAAacatacattatattatatgtgtaatatattttaatttttttttttttttttttttttttttttttttttttggaatatTGGAATAATTTCATACaaaatacatttaaaaaataaaaaatattaataaatggataaatatatattttttttcaaaacatAAAAGTGTGTAATGGTTTATTTAATGAGAAcaaaaaaagcaaaaaacttaaaatgtatttaatttatttatataaatatatatataatataatatatgtatatatattcattttatttttattttatttttttaatttatggttattttttttctttttcgaATACATAGGCTTTATCTTCAAAGAACTattcaagaaaaaaaaaaaaaaaaaaaaaaaaaaaaaaaaaattccataatttaaacatattttcCAAATCCTTAGGtatgatttttttattcctttattctttttttattttttatttatttgtcaTATATTCAACCAAAAATTTAAACCTTACAAATTACAAGTTGTATTAATATTAGTATCCATCTTTTCCTGTTCCTGTTCCTTTTTACATAATTTCAGATGCTGTTTCTACAAATGGACATAAAttgttcatttaataatttaattttaattataagagcatattatgttttatttttttatattattaaatatgtaacattgaaaaaaataataataatatatgataagaagtcaaatttaaaaaaaagaaaaaaaagaaaaaaaagaaaaaaaagaaaaaaaagaaaaaagaagaaaaatggATAATGGGTAACAAATagtaaaatgaaatgaattattttcaAGAATAGAAAACAAAAGATTAAAATTTTAAGAATTAAAAACATTaacaatttaaatattcataaaaaaaatatttaagtttccttaaataaatatacatatatatatatatatatatatatatatatatatgtgtttgttttaatatttcctTTTGCTTCAGATTATTTGGTATATATGACCATATtcacatttattataaaagaaaaattcttCTGGTATATTATTGTCTTTATatggttattatatatatatatatatatatatatatatatgctttaTATTGTGAATATATGTTTGGTGTTAttcatctttttcttcttccggatctttcataaaataatcaaagattgaaaatattttgttgaaaatgtaataataatttgttcCTATACATATTCCAATTACTAGCCCTATTACTACACCAGTTGAAAATCCCCAGATGGATTTTTTCACttctttttctatttcaTCTAATTCTTTCGATGCATAAAAATGACTTAAAGACGCTCCACCTAAAAATAAAGCTGGTAAATAAAATGCCTTTCTTACCATACTTTCTTAAgggtatattaaataatatatatttttttttattttcatgaatattttaatatagttttctgactttttttttttttttttttttttttatattaatgtgTATTAAGActttgaaaataattttgatatcattctttaaaaatatagtttaagcaaaaaaaaaaaaaaataaataaaataaattaaattaacaaaaactaaaaaactaacaatattaaaaaaaaataaaattgacaATGATCATATATCATTTAAACGTTTGATAAATGtggataataaataatacatatatattttattattattattattattattgggATGGaatatttagaaaaattataaataaaattataatcaaaatgattttaaaaaaaattgtaaataAATCATGtccaataaatattttcccCTCATAAATAATTAACCAGGtgaaataatacatatatatatatatatatatatatatttacatttacatttatatccTCCTTTTAATTGTTCAAGGTTGACaaaatttacataatttttaaattcttaTACAAAACGTCTTCACAAATTTTGTATAAatctaaaaatataatataaaataatattaacaattaTCAATACACAGAAAATAAAAGCAagttatatgtattaatatatatatatataatttatgtgtatatatgtaacTATTCGATACAATTTTTTgtgtgttatattttttttttttttttccaataCATTTAccaatatacatattatatatatatataatatatatattattcatttatacatatttataaaaaaataaacatatatatatatatatatatatatatatatattgtataatatatttat contains:
- a CDS encoding succinate dehydrogenase subunit 3, putative, whose protein sequence is MVRKAFYLPALFLGGASLSHFYASKELDEIEKEVKKSIWGFSTGVVIGLVIGICIGTNYYYIFNKIFSIFDYFMKDPEEEKDE
- a CDS encoding SNARE associated Golgi protein, putative, which translates into the protein MNKAKIKLMTHETDILSSISKKKQNKEVKLHLFYLSLIFLFFILLITLYIYLIPGLNIEGKKKLKILIPKNFKDLINFNKREKIKILYDSLVSYKNEHGMVLLILLSLLYIFYQSFPIFLWWMTGTASIITILIGAFYNYVFSILYCSILSTISPLIAYAIIVYYGKTVIEHFFKKSLIQFQEKIKKRVKNKLDLFFYIAILRLTPIFPNSLINILGATLSLPVIPFVLATYIGLLPNTIILVSIGQALNRLSSVNMKHQFYVPITFIILLLLFQKIVSSKYKEISL